The window CTCTCGTTCCCCACTGCCTTGCCCGTGGTTTCCTTCACCTTGCCCTTGGTCGTCTTGGCAACGTTCTTGGCCTTCTTACCTGCGCCCATTTCTCTCACCTCCCGGCCGCTCGCGCTTGGCAGTACAAGCCTGCTCAGCTCCTACCCCCCGCGAGAACAGATAGGCATTTCGTGGTATCCGGGACAAAAGGGGGACGATGCGGCGGCTGCACGGCCCGGCCAGGTGCCCGCCGGTTCCTCTGATGTCCGGTGACAGCCCAACGCACTCCGCTGTCAGCTCGCGCTCTCGACCGCGGGCAGGGCCCCTATTCGGCACGGTGGGGTTTGTGCGGGGTCAACCGCAGGTGCGCCTTTGCAGGCAGGGTCCGGCCCGTGGACCGGCGGGCACGTTCCAGCGGCCCGTCGCGCAGCGCCTGCATGACGGGGCCGGGCTCAGCGTCGGGCGTGAGGGTGATGGCGATATAGGCTTCGGGATGACTCGACGAGCCGTCCATCCGTGCGCGGGCCTGGTGAACACCGGGCAGGTGCTGGGTGTCGGCGGCCAGAGCGTCGCCGAGGGCGCCCTCGCTCAGTTCCACTCCGTCCACGGCGTGGGCTCCTCCCACGGACAGGGCGCCGGGGTGAGTGCGGCGCAGCTGCGCCAGCAGCCACCACACGGCGAGCAGGGTGACGATGGCCAAGGCGGCGATGGCTACGGGCCACCACCATCCTTCGTCTGTCCAACGGGTGCGGTCGGCGTCGGCGAGCAGGATGTCGTCGGGAGTGGTCAGGGGCCACCCGTCGGGTGGTGTCAGTGACCCGCGTCGGTACAGGTCGAAGCCGCCCGCAAGGATCATGAGGCCTACGCCGAGCAGGACAATGCCTGCCAGGGCCAGCAGAACTCGGTTGACTGCGGATTTTCTCTTCATCGGATCCCCTTCTGCCTTCCGCTCGGCGGCGGACAGCCCAGGCGTGACTACTTGCGACGCGGGCGCACCCGGACGTCGAGCGACGGAGGGCGTGCGAGGGCGAGTCGGTCGAGGGCCTCCTGCAAAGCGGCCAGAAGATCGGCCTTGACGTCGGCGGGGGCGCGGAATCGCACATCCGCGCGCGCCTTGACACGGTGCTGGAAGATCCGGACCTTGGCAGCGCTGACCCCGGGGACGCGCATCGCGGCGTCCCGCAGCTTCAGTTCCGCGGCCTCGCGGTCCAGTACGGCGCGCATCTCCGCGTCGGGAGTCTCAAGGGGCAGCTGGTGGCGAAGTCCCGGGCTCAGGGCCAGGATGATCAGCCAGAGGCCGATAACGGCGATGACGGCGGCCCCGATCTGCAGCGCTGGGTCATCCAGCGGGCGGGCAGCCAGTTCGTCGGCCAGGCGTATGCGCCAGCCTGCGGCAACCTGGCCTGCACGGACCCTGATGACGTCGAACAGGAGGGTTCCCGCCGCGACCGCGATGATCAGGGCTGTGAGCGCCGCGGGTATGCGGCGCGAGGACCAGGGGCGCCGAGCAGCCGAGCGTGGTCCGGCCGGAGGCCGCTCGTCCAGCAGCCCCACCGTGCGGGGGGTGGCCTCGTCCGTCGCGGTGGGCTCCTTCTCGGCCAGGGGGTCTTGCTCGCGTTCCATGCCGGCTCTCCTTCCCGGTGGGAATGCGGTCCGGTTCACTGCACGCGGCGGCGCTCCAGGCCGTCGGCGGGAATCAGGTGCTCGATGGCAAGGGTGACTTCCGTGACGCGCATACCGGTCAAGTGAGCCACCCGCTCACTGACGTATTCCTGTACCCGCAGGGAGACGCCGGCGAGGTCCACCGGGTAGGGCAGGTCCAGAGTCAGCCCCAGCCGGGCCGTGCCGCTGCCGACGGTGACCGTGGCGCGCGGACCGGCCAGTTTCGCCTGAGCGCCCGAGGTGTCCGTCTCCGTGGCCAGTGCCTCTTTCGCGGCGCGGGCCGCGATGCGGGCGACCACCTTGTCCGGGATCACCGTGGCCCCGCGTTCGGCCGCCGGCAGCGCCATCCGCGTGGGAGGTGCTGCACCACCCTGCGGCGCAGCCTCAGGTTGCGGGGTCACTGCCGGTTCCGGGAACGCGTGAAGTCGGACAGGTCCAGGTCACCTTGCAAAATGCGGCCGATGATCAGACCCACCAGGCCCAGGAACGCCACGAGCAGGAACGCCCAGAAGCCGCCGAAGAATGCGGCGAAGCCCAGGGCCATGCCGGCAATCAGCCCCACGGTTGCTGCGCTCATTTCACTCACCTGAATTTCACATCGGTTGTTTCGCGGCCCGCTGAGTCCGGGGGCTGCGAGGAGTCACTGCACACGTCCCTCGCCTACGTCCTCGTCCTCCTCGTCGGGCAGGTGGACGTCGTCGACGGCGATGTTCACCTCGACGACCTCAAGGCCAGTCATGCGTTCGACAGCGGTGATGACGCTGGTGCGTACTTCTGCGGCGATGTCCACGATGGCTACGCCGTACTCCACGACCACGTCGAGATCGACGGCGGCCTGCCGTTCGCCCACCTCGACCTTCACGCCGCGGCTCACGCTGGGACGGCCGCCGGGGACCTTGTCGGTGACCGCCCCGAGCGTGCGGGCCATGCCGGAGCCGAGGCTGTGGATGCCCGGCACCTCGCGGGTGGCCATTCCCGCGATCTTCTCGACCACGCTGTCCGCGATGGTCGTCCGGCCCCGCGACTCGGGCGCGGTTCCGGCGCCGGTGGGGCCCGTGAGGGTCCTGCCCGCAGGACGGGATTCGCCTCCGCCTGAGGTGGGGTTGATGGTGTCCGACATGAGGACCTCCCCAGGGTGGATGTCCGGGCGCCGTTGCGGCGCCCTCATGCTTAGGACACCTCGCGTGGACATTCCTCACGCGGCTCGCACGGGGCGGCCCGCCTACCATCGAGAAGTAGGTACCCAGGCCGCAACGAGCGTCTTCGGCAGGAAGCGAGCGGCGGATGCGCAACCGGACCGCCCCCTCCCCCCAGCGTGGCGCAAAGCGCCCCCCACGATCGGCAGCGCTGCCGATCGCAGGCGTCGCCGCCGAGCAGGACGCTGTCGGCGCACTGGACGACAGCGTGCTGGCCATACGAGCATCGGAAGGTGACGAAGACGCCTTCGCCGTGCTGGTCCGTCGGCACAGCAGCCGCCTGCTCGCCCTCGCCCAGCATCTGCTCGGCAACCGGGCGGACGCAGAGGACGCGGTCCAAGACGCCTTCATCAGCGCTTGGCGGCGGCTGCCGGAATTCCGGCACAGCGCCTCGTTCAGCACCTGGATGTATCGCATCGTGACGAACCGCTGCCTCAACGCTCTGCGCCGCCGGCCCCATCCGTTGCCCCTGGACACCGTCCCCGAACCCGCTGCCGCGGATGCGAACAGCTCACCACCCAAGGTGGCCGAGACGGACGCGGCGACGGCAGCCCTGACCCAAGCGCTCCTGGCACTGGGCCCCGAGCTCCGGGTGTGCTGGGTGCTGCGGGAACTGCACGGCCTGCACTACGAAGAGATCGC is drawn from Streptomyces sp. NBC_01232 and contains these coding sequences:
- a CDS encoding RNA polymerase sigma factor, whose product is MRNRTAPSPQRGAKRPPRSAALPIAGVAAEQDAVGALDDSVLAIRASEGDEDAFAVLVRRHSSRLLALAQHLLGNRADAEDAVQDAFISAWRRLPEFRHSASFSTWMYRIVTNRCLNALRRRPHPLPLDTVPEPAAADANSSPPKVAETDAATAALTQALLALGPELRVCWVLRELHGLHYEEIAHVVGSSEQTVRGRLFRARRALMEAMRPWR
- a CDS encoding CsbD family protein, which produces MGAGKKAKNVAKTTKGKVKETTGKAVGNESLEAKGQREQMMGDAKQAAQKAKDALKH
- a CDS encoding alkaline shock response membrane anchor protein AmaP; protein product: MKRKSAVNRVLLALAGIVLLGVGLMILAGGFDLYRRGSLTPPDGWPLTTPDDILLADADRTRWTDEGWWWPVAIAALAIVTLLAVWWLLAQLRRTHPGALSVGGAHAVDGVELSEGALGDALAADTQHLPGVHQARARMDGSSSHPEAYIAITLTPDAEPGPVMQALRDGPLERARRSTGRTLPAKAHLRLTPHKPHRAE
- a CDS encoding Asp23/Gls24 family envelope stress response protein, translated to MSDTINPTSGGGESRPAGRTLTGPTGAGTAPESRGRTTIADSVVEKIAGMATREVPGIHSLGSGMARTLGAVTDKVPGGRPSVSRGVKVEVGERQAAVDLDVVVEYGVAIVDIAAEVRTSVITAVERMTGLEVVEVNIAVDDVHLPDEEDEDVGEGRVQ
- a CDS encoding Asp23/Gls24 family envelope stress response protein; amino-acid sequence: MALPAAERGATVIPDKVVARIAARAAKEALATETDTSGAQAKLAGPRATVTVGSGTARLGLTLDLPYPVDLAGVSLRVQEYVSERVAHLTGMRVTEVTLAIEHLIPADGLERRRVQ
- a CDS encoding DUF6286 domain-containing protein yields the protein MEREQDPLAEKEPTATDEATPRTVGLLDERPPAGPRSAARRPWSSRRIPAALTALIIAVAAGTLLFDVIRVRAGQVAAGWRIRLADELAARPLDDPALQIGAAVIAVIGLWLIILALSPGLRHQLPLETPDAEMRAVLDREAAELKLRDAAMRVPGVSAAKVRIFQHRVKARADVRFRAPADVKADLLAALQEALDRLALARPPSLDVRVRPRRK